The following are from one region of the Francisella opportunistica genome:
- a CDS encoding intracellular proliferation membrane protein RipA codes for MEKISHKDIQDKLWSNEDESNLSNEQYNSLLIEQYKIYVELTDRTNYRRIVINLFFLVFNLVLVGVVALAISNNINVENPPSGILVSIPYFAGLVFCYAWWKIIRFFRHHIQIKNSIVPSLERRLPSRVWLTEEHIAEEKGSFKPIRILEIYMPFIFMGIYTALFLFVEIAWLPHTLS; via the coding sequence ATGGAAAAGATTAGTCATAAAGATATACAAGATAAATTATGGAGTAACGAAGACGAAAGTAATTTATCTAATGAGCAATATAACTCGCTGTTAATTGAACAGTATAAAATATACGTTGAATTAACAGATAGAACTAACTACAGAAGAATTGTTATTAACCTATTCTTTTTAGTTTTCAACCTTGTATTAGTTGGAGTCGTTGCTTTAGCTATTAGTAACAACATTAATGTCGAAAATCCTCCTTCTGGTATACTCGTTAGTATCCCATACTTTGCTGGGTTAGTGTTTTGTTATGCATGGTGGAAAATTATTAGATTCTTTCGACATCACATACAAATAAAAAATAGTATTGTGCCATCACTTGAAAGACGACTTCCTTCAAGAGTATGGTTAACAGAAGAGCACATTGCCGAAGAGAAAGGTTCATTCAAACCTATTAGAATATTAGAAATATATATGCCATTTATCTTCATGGGTATTTATACAGCATTATTCTTATTTGTCGAAATTGCTTGGCTACCACATACCTTAAGTTAA
- a CDS encoding L-threonylcarbamoyladenylate synthase, which yields MLTKDLGKIISEIVNDRVVSIPTDTVYGLSCNISKDAVAKVIDLKKRDSNKGFIIISHNYKHLLKYADTTKLSAKQIDKICSKQPQPTTWIVPGKKGIQWLTGGKTTIAIRLVTTDIITYICQNTNGAIISTSANISEEDFINNAKSINKTFDNIYILEAEVKSSQPSRIIDIISGQRYR from the coding sequence ATGCTTACTAAAGACTTGGGTAAAATCATTAGTGAAATAGTAAACGATAGAGTTGTTAGTATTCCTACAGACACAGTATACGGTTTGAGTTGCAACATCTCTAAAGATGCGGTAGCAAAAGTCATAGACTTAAAAAAAAGAGACTCAAACAAAGGCTTTATCATAATCTCGCATAACTATAAGCATTTACTCAAGTATGCAGATACTACTAAGCTATCTGCTAAACAAATTGACAAAATATGTTCCAAACAGCCTCAACCTACTACTTGGATAGTTCCAGGTAAGAAGGGTATCCAGTGGTTAACAGGAGGCAAAACAACTATTGCGATACGCTTAGTAACAACTGATATAATAACTTACATCTGTCAAAATACTAATGGTGCTATTATTTCAACTAGTGCTAATATATCTGAAGAAGATTTCATTAATAACGCCAAGTCAATAAATAAAACATTTGATAACATTTATATACTAGAAGCTGAAGTTAAATCTTCACAACCATCTAGAATTATTGATATAATTAGCGGACAACGATACAGATAA
- the rpsA gene encoding 30S ribosomal protein S1 yields MSENFKELFEQSLKQTEMRIGKIIEATVVSIDKEFAMIDAGLKSESFIPVSSLKNSNGELEVAAGDKINVVLEALDNSCGETRLSRDKAKKIELWDRIERAFENNETVLGKITNHVRGGYTMDVEGLRAFLPGSLVDTRPIKDVAHLEDKDIELKVVKIDTKRNNIVVSRKAVIEENNSGDRDAMLEKISEGSVLKGIVKNITDFGAFIDLGGVDGLLHITDISWSRISHPTDVLSIGQEIDVKIIKFDKEKQRISLGIKQLGEDPWLNIANELPIGAKLMGTVTNITDYGCFVKLKEGIEGLVHTSEMDWTNKNINPHKAVSIGQEVEVIVLELDADNHRISLGIKQCRPNPWSEFEKNYKPGDKVTGKIRSITEFGVFIGLEGGIDGLVHISDVAWDNPAKAIKEFKKGDEVEAVLVSVNTDLERIALSMKQLSEDPFKNFVNIHPKGSLVTGKVTKIQDNGAVVILDEDNNIDGFIRISEISAEHTKDVRDELSEGQKVEARIINIDTKKRSIALSIKAVGEDNTAASKSNYKVEQMTPTTLGDLIKEQLNKK; encoded by the coding sequence TGGTCTTAAATCAGAATCATTCATCCCTGTATCTTCTTTAAAAAATAGCAACGGCGAACTAGAAGTAGCTGCTGGTGATAAAATTAACGTTGTTCTAGAAGCTCTAGACAACAGTTGCGGTGAAACTAGACTATCAAGGGATAAAGCTAAGAAAATCGAGCTTTGGGACAGAATCGAAAGAGCTTTCGAAAACAATGAAACAGTCCTTGGTAAAATTACTAATCATGTTCGTGGTGGTTACACTATGGATGTTGAAGGTTTAAGAGCATTCTTACCTGGTTCATTAGTTGACACAAGACCTATCAAAGATGTAGCTCACTTAGAAGATAAAGATATCGAATTAAAAGTTGTAAAAATCGACACTAAGAGAAACAATATTGTTGTTTCTAGAAAAGCAGTTATCGAAGAGAACAACTCTGGTGATAGAGATGCCATGTTAGAGAAAATCTCTGAAGGTAGCGTTCTTAAAGGTATCGTTAAAAACATCACAGACTTCGGTGCGTTTATCGATCTTGGTGGCGTTGACGGTCTATTACACATCACTGATATCTCTTGGAGCAGAATTAGCCACCCTACAGATGTACTATCTATAGGCCAAGAAATCGATGTTAAAATAATCAAATTTGATAAAGAGAAACAAAGAATTTCTTTAGGTATTAAGCAACTTGGCGAAGATCCATGGTTAAATATCGCTAATGAGCTTCCTATAGGTGCTAAGCTTATGGGTACAGTAACTAACATCACTGACTACGGTTGTTTTGTTAAGTTAAAAGAAGGTATCGAAGGTTTAGTTCATACATCTGAAATGGATTGGACTAACAAAAACATTAATCCTCATAAAGCTGTATCTATTGGTCAAGAAGTTGAAGTTATCGTACTTGAGCTAGATGCTGATAACCACAGAATCTCTCTAGGCATTAAGCAATGCAGACCTAATCCTTGGAGTGAGTTTGAGAAAAATTACAAGCCAGGTGATAAAGTTACTGGTAAGATTAGATCAATCACTGAATTTGGTGTATTTATCGGTCTAGAAGGCGGTATCGATGGTCTTGTACATATTTCAGACGTCGCATGGGATAACCCTGCTAAAGCTATCAAAGAGTTTAAGAAAGGTGATGAAGTAGAAGCTGTACTAGTTTCTGTAAACACTGATCTTGAAAGAATTGCTCTTAGCATGAAGCAGCTTTCTGAAGATCCATTCAAGAACTTTGTAAATATCCACCCTAAAGGTTCTTTAGTAACAGGTAAAGTGACTAAAATACAAGACAATGGTGCGGTAGTTATACTCGATGAAGATAACAACATTGATGGTTTCATCAGAATTTCTGAAATTTCTGCTGAGCATACAAAAGATGTTCGTGATGAGTTAAGCGAAGGTCAAAAAGTAGAAGCTAGAATTATCAATATTGATACTAAGAAGAGAAGTATTGCTCTTTCTATCAAAGCTGTTGGTGAAGATAATACTGCGGCTAGCAAGTCTAACTACAAAGTAGAACAAATGACTCCTACAACTCTTGGTGACCTTATCAAAGAGCAACTAAACAAGAAGTAA